In Georgenia soli, a genomic segment contains:
- a CDS encoding cation diffusion facilitator family transporter gives MNAPGRPAERREHDLLFRYMLLSVAAAVVTIGLKTGAAIVTGSVGFLSDAMESGVNLVAAVVALISLRVAARPADASHHFGHGKAEYLSALVEGAMIFVAAAAIVWTSVQRLLEPAPLTQPGIGLALSTAASVLNLAVSLVLTRVGRAHRSPTLIADGKHLMTDVWTSAGVLLGIFLVAVTGWHQLDPIVALAVGLNILVTGYRLLRGSVSGLLSAALPAEDMRTLDEALSRYRQLGVTIAPLRTVESGRQRYVFVVATLPGTWTVAAAHEVADQIESDVDTALPGTETFVHIEPDGPRTLR, from the coding sequence GTGAACGCTCCGGGCCGCCCGGCAGAGAGGCGGGAGCACGACCTGCTCTTCCGCTACATGCTGCTCTCCGTCGCGGCCGCGGTCGTGACGATCGGGCTCAAGACGGGAGCGGCGATCGTCACCGGGTCGGTGGGGTTCCTCTCCGACGCCATGGAGTCGGGCGTCAACCTCGTCGCCGCCGTCGTGGCCCTCATCTCGCTGCGCGTGGCCGCCCGCCCGGCCGACGCCAGCCACCACTTCGGGCACGGCAAGGCCGAGTACCTCTCCGCCCTCGTCGAGGGCGCCATGATCTTCGTCGCCGCCGCGGCGATCGTCTGGACGTCGGTGCAGCGGCTCCTCGAACCCGCCCCGCTGACCCAGCCCGGCATCGGGCTCGCACTGTCGACGGCGGCCTCGGTCCTCAACCTGGCGGTGAGCCTGGTACTCACGCGGGTCGGGCGCGCGCACCGCTCACCCACCCTGATCGCCGACGGCAAGCACCTCATGACCGACGTGTGGACGTCCGCCGGGGTGCTCCTGGGCATCTTCCTGGTCGCGGTGACCGGGTGGCACCAGCTGGACCCGATCGTCGCGCTCGCCGTCGGGCTCAACATTCTGGTGACCGGCTACCGCCTGCTCCGCGGGTCGGTGAGCGGGCTGCTCTCGGCCGCGCTGCCGGCCGAGGACATGCGCACGCTCGACGAGGCGCTCTCGCGCTACAGGCAGCTCGGCGTCACCATCGCCCCGCTCCGGACCGTCGAGTCCGGGCGGCAGCGCTACGTCTTCGTCGTGGCCACCCTCCCGGGGACGTGGACCGTCGCCGCCGCGCACGAGGTGGCGGACCAGATCGAGTCCGACGTCGACACGGCCCTGCCGGGCACGGAGACGTTCGTGCACATCGAACCGGACGGCCCACGAACGCTTCGCTAG
- a CDS encoding hemerythrin domain-containing protein → MSETMERHDADVETAEEIRRHHAVMVADLDRLSAALAGAADAGTDTGPERAALQEWIGTVLVPHAAHEEETTYPAAARLAEGRLLIAAMLAEHELIRHFAGMVAGSENPAAAGAYARALFETFASHQRKENDHILPLLVDDPSVSLTELLAGSHDHHH, encoded by the coding sequence GTGAGCGAGACGATGGAACGGCACGACGCCGACGTCGAGACCGCCGAGGAGATCCGTCGCCACCATGCGGTGATGGTGGCCGACCTCGACCGGCTCAGCGCCGCGCTCGCCGGGGCGGCGGACGCCGGGACCGACACCGGCCCCGAGAGGGCGGCGCTGCAGGAGTGGATCGGCACGGTGCTCGTCCCGCACGCCGCGCACGAGGAGGAGACGACGTACCCGGCGGCCGCCCGGCTGGCGGAGGGGCGCCTGCTCATCGCGGCGATGCTCGCCGAGCACGAGCTGATCCGGCACTTCGCGGGGATGGTCGCCGGGTCCGAGAACCCCGCAGCGGCCGGCGCCTACGCGCGGGCGCTGTTCGAGACGTTCGCGAGCCACCAGCGCAAGGAGAACGACCACATCCTGCCGCTGCTGGTGGACGACCCGTCAGTCTCTCTGACCGAGCTCCTGGCCGGCTCGCACGACCATCACCACTGA
- a CDS encoding metallophosphoesterase family protein: MRRLVRIAVVAGMATLPLGAGAVAAPAVPSAVDAAPAPQPGFRVLPYLQQPGEDTMTLSWVSETDEPGTVTVSGPGLRGKTTLTSEPRYLDLMEYTEAELAQEIRGLEQGSWLLANSSYKHTVTLDGLKADHTYRYTVEQGDEQHTASFTTAPTAERWKDLRLIAFSDTETEPYGAVEHREWELHPQTGYAEGSAERPGPGSLWAEKYGSTTRYGEFTLRYPMDQQRALIENTQWIEKADPDLMLIAGDLAQGSGYQPAWDEFWRHFAGEYGNLATHTPLITALGNWETYAALNGGYGTDEDRTPAVIARNRYHEYFDTAGDAANPQFEDSYHRVDYGPLTVLTLDSTNGLPDEDADTGMLSGEVYSGDDTNLTEARKTTDTQGEFTAENYDSAFTQLFPGTTAEDSDLPNFNPGTEQWAWAEKQLADAREQGQIVVVQFHHAAYSNGVHGTPPNHEHADNQSGVAMRVYTPLFEKYGVAAVISGHDEMFERSWVDEDGDGVGFHSYDVGVAADGLRGEQLAKNADGEYVPIRYNSHSEWTAAADEPELWEVDANGNPQLLDGGLHYGHLQMDLTNTRCGAEMTLSPVYLFPVLDENYDLVRTERRVYDDVVTVTLADDGTPVAGAPECQPGRGTAPGQQGR; this comes from the coding sequence ATGAGAAGACTCGTCCGCATCGCCGTCGTCGCCGGGATGGCGACCCTTCCGCTGGGGGCGGGCGCCGTCGCCGCCCCGGCCGTCCCGTCCGCCGTCGACGCCGCGCCCGCGCCGCAGCCGGGCTTCCGGGTGCTGCCGTACCTGCAGCAGCCCGGCGAGGACACCATGACGCTGAGCTGGGTCTCCGAGACCGACGAGCCCGGCACGGTCACGGTCAGCGGCCCGGGGCTACGCGGGAAGACGACGCTGACGTCCGAGCCGCGCTACCTCGACCTCATGGAGTACACCGAGGCCGAACTGGCGCAGGAGATCCGCGGCCTCGAGCAGGGGTCGTGGCTGCTGGCGAACAGCAGCTACAAGCACACCGTCACCCTCGACGGCCTCAAGGCCGACCACACCTACCGCTACACCGTCGAGCAGGGCGACGAGCAGCACACCGCCTCCTTCACCACGGCGCCGACGGCGGAGCGGTGGAAGGACCTGCGCCTCATCGCCTTCTCCGACACCGAGACCGAGCCCTACGGCGCCGTCGAGCACCGCGAGTGGGAGCTGCACCCGCAGACCGGCTACGCCGAGGGCTCCGCCGAGCGCCCCGGCCCCGGCTCGCTGTGGGCGGAGAAGTACGGCTCGACCACCCGCTACGGCGAGTTCACGCTGCGCTACCCGATGGACCAGCAGCGGGCGCTGATCGAGAACACGCAGTGGATCGAGAAGGCAGACCCCGATCTCATGCTCATCGCCGGCGACCTCGCCCAGGGATCGGGCTACCAGCCCGCGTGGGACGAGTTCTGGCGCCACTTCGCCGGCGAGTACGGCAACCTGGCGACCCACACCCCGCTGATCACGGCGCTCGGCAACTGGGAGACCTACGCCGCGCTCAACGGCGGCTACGGCACCGACGAGGACCGCACCCCGGCCGTCATCGCCCGCAACCGGTACCACGAGTACTTCGACACCGCGGGCGACGCCGCGAACCCGCAGTTCGAGGACTCCTACCACCGCGTCGACTACGGCCCGCTGACCGTCCTGACGCTCGACTCCACCAACGGCCTGCCGGACGAGGACGCCGACACCGGGATGCTCTCCGGCGAGGTCTACTCCGGCGACGACACGAACCTCACCGAGGCCCGAAAGACGACCGACACCCAGGGCGAGTTCACCGCCGAGAACTACGACTCCGCCTTCACCCAGCTCTTCCCCGGCACCACCGCCGAGGACTCGGACCTGCCCAACTTCAACCCCGGCACCGAGCAGTGGGCCTGGGCCGAGAAGCAGCTCGCCGACGCGCGCGAGCAGGGGCAGATCGTCGTCGTGCAGTTCCACCACGCTGCGTACTCCAACGGCGTGCACGGCACCCCGCCCAACCACGAGCACGCGGACAACCAGTCCGGCGTCGCCATGCGCGTCTACACGCCGCTTTTCGAGAAGTACGGGGTCGCGGCCGTCATCTCCGGGCACGACGAGATGTTCGAGCGCTCCTGGGTGGACGAGGACGGCGACGGCGTCGGCTTCCACTCCTACGACGTCGGCGTCGCGGCGGACGGGCTGCGCGGTGAGCAGCTGGCGAAGAACGCGGACGGTGAGTACGTGCCGATCCGGTACAACAGCCACTCCGAGTGGACCGCGGCGGCCGACGAGCCGGAGCTGTGGGAGGTCGACGCCAACGGCAACCCGCAGCTCCTCGACGGCGGCCTGCACTACGGCCACCTGCAGATGGACCTGACGAACACGAGGTGCGGCGCCGAGATGACCCTCAGCCCCGTGTACCTCTTCCCGGTCCTCGACGAGAACTACGACCTCGTCCGCACCGAGCGCCGCGTCTACGACGACGTCGTCACCGTGACGCTTGCCGACGACGGCACCCCGGTCGCCGGTGCGCCCGAGTGCCAGCCGGGCCGGGGCACCGCGCCGGGGCAGCAGGGCAGGTAG
- a CDS encoding DivIVA domain-containing protein: MNLCRNARFQPTKFREGYDQHQVDDFLAQLEQGFLALAGRTAEAPAGTAGAAPVSGRTVPTFDVGTTGPGHRPGEYPTTRKLPAIALGLVVAAAVGIVALMVWMFAM, encoded by the coding sequence GTGAACCTGTGCCGCAACGCCCGCTTCCAGCCGACGAAGTTCCGCGAGGGGTACGACCAGCATCAGGTCGACGACTTCCTCGCCCAGCTCGAGCAGGGCTTCCTCGCGCTTGCCGGCCGCACCGCCGAGGCGCCGGCCGGAACCGCCGGCGCTGCCCCGGTGAGTGGCCGGACCGTCCCGACGTTCGACGTCGGCACCACCGGTCCGGGTCATCGGCCGGGCGAGTACCCCACGACCCGGAAGCTGCCGGCCATCGCTCTCGGGCTCGTCGTCGCGGCTGCCGTCGGCATCGTGGCACTGATGGTGTGGATGTTCGCGATGTAG
- a CDS encoding metallophosphoesterase family protein — protein sequence MRQQHRRLVVTLSALALVGLSSFTAASAEPGRGAERLGKDAVPLTRTTLWSENFESVQTPTGFTHNAPRGWSIHNSDFTTGEARWAGWAFTNVRDWTWAVGTDQRHYFTRGHRTFAVVESQHQRLAERDRMTTALRSPEISVHKHDVVELRFDSHYRQGEAPQHAAVSVSFDGGSAQELSRYTADKFSSHEVLAVEVPDGARKATFSWSYNDSQNDWWWAVDNIEVAEPMGEVQGEPYAAVDVISDVQGAIEEYKSAVGQLNAMPDPAGAMVVNGDYVDLGTEELYDEFADAAQEVPHASGRTYYTIGNHEMYGPEGSETYIDRYLEFTGQENVWREEVVDGVPIILVNTEYYSDVDRGGVEPYVKISDEQLGWLDSRLEHWAKQGTPALVFNHQILPDTVSGSYSSWNQNDYYDLEAFAEVVGKYSNVVFFTSHTHMSLELEDWWGRYRADGTDNRLGFPVVNSGAITYNAVPNGGDHQGKRLEGEHSTGLRVKVFEDRVRVEAWDFVGGEMIKYVDLPTPARNRA from the coding sequence ATGCGTCAGCAGCACCGCAGACTCGTCGTCACCCTCTCCGCCCTGGCCCTGGTGGGCCTCAGCTCTTTCACGGCCGCCAGTGCGGAACCCGGCAGGGGCGCTGAGCGGTTGGGGAAGGACGCCGTCCCCCTCACGCGCACGACCCTGTGGAGCGAGAACTTCGAGTCCGTCCAGACGCCGACAGGCTTCACCCACAACGCGCCGCGCGGCTGGTCCATCCATAACTCCGACTTCACCACCGGCGAGGCACGCTGGGCGGGCTGGGCGTTCACCAACGTCCGCGACTGGACGTGGGCCGTCGGGACCGACCAGCGGCACTACTTCACCCGCGGCCACAGGACCTTCGCCGTCGTCGAGAGCCAGCATCAGCGCCTGGCCGAGCGTGACCGGATGACGACCGCACTGCGCTCGCCCGAGATCAGCGTGCACAAGCACGATGTCGTCGAGCTGCGCTTCGACTCCCACTACCGCCAGGGTGAGGCGCCGCAGCACGCCGCCGTCAGCGTCTCCTTCGACGGCGGGTCCGCGCAGGAGCTCTCCCGCTACACCGCGGACAAGTTCAGCTCGCACGAGGTGCTCGCGGTCGAGGTGCCGGACGGGGCCCGCAAGGCCACCTTCAGCTGGTCCTACAACGACTCCCAGAACGACTGGTGGTGGGCCGTCGACAACATCGAGGTGGCCGAGCCGATGGGCGAGGTCCAGGGTGAGCCCTACGCCGCCGTCGACGTCATCAGCGACGTGCAGGGCGCGATCGAGGAGTACAAGTCCGCGGTCGGACAGCTCAACGCCATGCCGGACCCGGCGGGCGCCATGGTCGTCAACGGCGACTACGTCGACCTCGGCACCGAGGAGCTCTACGACGAGTTCGCGGACGCCGCGCAGGAGGTGCCGCACGCCTCCGGCCGCACGTACTACACGATCGGCAACCACGAGATGTACGGCCCCGAGGGTTCGGAGACCTACATCGACCGGTACCTGGAGTTCACGGGGCAGGAGAACGTCTGGCGCGAGGAGGTCGTGGACGGCGTCCCGATCATCCTCGTCAACACCGAGTACTACAGCGACGTCGACCGCGGCGGCGTCGAGCCCTACGTCAAGATCTCCGACGAGCAGCTCGGCTGGCTGGACTCGCGCCTGGAGCACTGGGCCAAGCAGGGCACCCCCGCCCTGGTGTTCAACCACCAGATCCTTCCGGACACCGTCTCCGGCAGCTACAGCTCCTGGAACCAGAACGACTACTACGACCTCGAGGCCTTCGCCGAGGTGGTCGGCAAGTACTCCAACGTCGTCTTCTTCACCAGCCACACCCACATGTCCCTCGAGCTCGAGGACTGGTGGGGCCGATACCGCGCGGACGGCACCGACAACCGGCTCGGCTTCCCGGTGGTCAACTCCGGCGCCATCACGTACAACGCCGTGCCCAACGGCGGTGACCACCAGGGCAAGCGCCTCGAGGGGGAGCACTCCACCGGCCTTCGGGTGAAGGTCTTCGAGGACCGGGTGCGCGTGGAGGCCTGGGACTTCGTCGGCGGCGAGATGATCAAGTACGTCGACTTGCCGACGCCCGCGAGGAACCGCGCCTGA
- a CDS encoding YbhB/YbcL family Raf kinase inhibitor-like protein, with translation MELRSGAFGDGASIDRRHAWPDCGGQNLSPALSWSGSPEGTRSFVLTCFDPDAARGWWHWAVHDIPADVDGLPEGGPLPHGAVESDNSFGSSGWGGPCPPPGRPHRYVFTLFALPEERLPVHRGDGAGRVAEAAGRRALASATLTGTFQRR, from the coding sequence ATGGAGCTGCGCAGCGGCGCGTTCGGCGACGGCGCCTCGATCGACCGGCGGCACGCCTGGCCTGACTGCGGCGGTCAGAATCTCAGTCCGGCCCTCTCGTGGTCGGGCTCGCCCGAGGGCACCAGGAGCTTCGTCCTGACGTGCTTCGACCCGGACGCCGCGCGCGGCTGGTGGCACTGGGCGGTCCACGACATCCCTGCCGACGTCGACGGCCTGCCCGAGGGTGGGCCGCTGCCGCACGGGGCGGTCGAGAGCGACAACTCCTTCGGGTCGTCCGGCTGGGGCGGGCCGTGCCCGCCGCCCGGCCGCCCGCACCGGTACGTCTTCACGCTCTTCGCGCTCCCCGAAGAGAGGTTGCCCGTCCACCGTGGCGACGGCGCGGGCCGCGTCGCCGAGGCCGCCGGGCGGCGGGCGCTCGCCTCAGCGACGCTCACCGGGACGTTCCAGAGACGCTGA
- the nhaA gene encoding Na+/H+ antiporter NhaA encodes MTAIASGTQTRRRELSGQLSVQLRRYLDTESASALLLVGATVLALLWANSSWSDTYENIWSATASVRIGDAALSMDLDHWVNDGLMAIFFFVVGLEVRRDLAVGELTDRRRVVLPVLAGIGGMLVPTLLYLLIAPSDAAHGWGVVIGTDTAFLLGTLALVGPNCSTQLRIFLLSLTVVDDFVAVSVIGIVYSDEIHLPAVLVAAAGILALVVIGRLGVWRTWAYVWIAVVVWIATLASGLHASIAGMLAGLLIPAYRPSRHVVEGAARRVRAFRQSPMPEVGRSAQEALTRAVSVNERLQLVLHPWTSYVIVPVFALANAGVDLRGGVLADALASPVTWAVVVGLVVGKFLGIGTFALGGARLGAGRLPQGVGPGQILGGAALSGIGFTVALLIIHLAFDDQRLQQEATVGVLLAVVIATALGWVVFQLAARLHGETTASLPIRLARPVDPDRDHVRGPVSAPLTLVEYGDYECPFCGRVTGALREVFQHFGDDLRYVFRHLPLPDVHPQAELAAAAAEAAGAQGRFWEMHAVLFAHQDELELEDLAGYAGKLELDVEDFLRDIDEQRHAVRIREDVADAEASGARGTPTFFVGELRHTGPHDARSLIAALEASRGQVWPAPPSSRWGG; translated from the coding sequence GTGACCGCGATCGCCTCAGGCACGCAGACCCGTCGGCGGGAGCTCTCGGGGCAGCTGTCCGTCCAGCTGCGTCGGTACCTCGACACCGAGTCGGCCAGTGCGCTGCTGCTCGTCGGCGCGACCGTCCTCGCCCTCCTCTGGGCGAACTCCTCGTGGTCGGACACGTACGAGAACATCTGGAGCGCCACCGCCTCAGTGCGCATCGGCGACGCCGCGCTCTCGATGGACCTCGACCACTGGGTCAACGACGGCCTCATGGCCATCTTCTTCTTCGTCGTCGGGCTCGAGGTGCGGCGCGACCTCGCGGTCGGTGAGCTGACCGACCGAAGACGCGTGGTGCTCCCAGTCCTCGCCGGCATCGGCGGCATGCTTGTGCCCACGCTGCTCTACCTGCTCATCGCGCCGTCCGACGCCGCGCACGGCTGGGGCGTCGTGATCGGCACCGATACGGCGTTCCTGCTCGGCACGCTCGCACTCGTCGGGCCCAACTGCTCCACGCAGCTGCGGATCTTCCTGCTCTCCCTCACCGTCGTCGACGACTTCGTGGCCGTCAGCGTCATCGGCATCGTGTACTCGGACGAGATCCACCTGCCCGCGGTGCTCGTGGCGGCCGCGGGGATCCTGGCGCTGGTGGTGATCGGGCGCCTGGGGGTCTGGCGGACCTGGGCGTACGTGTGGATCGCCGTCGTCGTCTGGATCGCGACCCTCGCCTCGGGGCTGCACGCCTCCATCGCCGGCATGCTGGCCGGGCTGCTGATCCCGGCGTACCGGCCGAGCCGGCACGTCGTCGAGGGCGCGGCCAGGCGGGTCCGCGCCTTCCGCCAGTCGCCGATGCCCGAGGTGGGGCGCTCCGCGCAGGAGGCGCTCACCCGGGCGGTGTCCGTGAACGAGCGGCTCCAGCTCGTGCTGCACCCCTGGACCAGCTACGTCATCGTGCCGGTCTTCGCGCTCGCCAACGCCGGGGTCGACCTGCGCGGGGGAGTGCTGGCCGACGCCCTCGCGTCGCCGGTGACGTGGGCGGTGGTGGTCGGCCTCGTGGTGGGCAAGTTCCTCGGTATCGGCACCTTCGCACTCGGCGGTGCGCGGCTCGGGGCGGGGCGGCTCCCGCAGGGCGTCGGCCCGGGGCAGATCCTCGGCGGCGCCGCGCTGTCCGGCATCGGGTTCACGGTGGCGCTGCTGATCATCCACCTCGCGTTCGACGACCAGCGGCTCCAGCAGGAGGCGACGGTCGGGGTGCTGCTCGCCGTCGTCATCGCGACGGCGCTCGGCTGGGTGGTCTTCCAGCTGGCCGCTCGGTTGCACGGCGAGACGACGGCGTCCCTGCCGATCCGGCTCGCGCGCCCCGTCGACCCGGACCGCGACCACGTCCGGGGCCCGGTGTCGGCGCCGCTGACCCTGGTGGAGTACGGGGACTACGAGTGCCCGTTCTGCGGCCGCGTGACCGGTGCGCTGCGAGAGGTGTTCCAGCACTTCGGGGACGACCTGCGGTACGTCTTCCGCCACCTGCCGCTGCCGGACGTCCATCCGCAGGCCGAGCTCGCCGCGGCGGCCGCCGAGGCCGCCGGTGCCCAGGGGCGGTTCTGGGAGATGCACGCCGTGCTCTTCGCCCACCAGGACGAGCTCGAGCTCGAGGACCTCGCGGGCTACGCCGGCAAGCTCGAGCTCGACGTCGAGGACTTCCTCCGCGACATCGACGAGCAGCGCCATGCCGTCCGGATCCGCGAGGACGTGGCCGACGCCGAGGCGAGCGGCGCCCGCGGGACGCCGACCTTCTTCGTCGGCGAGCTCCGGCACACCGGGCCGCACGACGCGCGCAGCCTCATCGCTGCGCTGGAGGCGTCACGCGGCCAGGTGTGGCCCGCTCCGCCGTCGTCGCGGTGGGGCGGCTGA
- a CDS encoding DUF4386 family protein, which translates to MSKSQAGDVGPRPTQVQTEVGEDRSLLRLGAVSIVVGLVLQFVMGLLHPSRADPNDSAAAFAEYARSDAWTAVHMGQFVGTLLIVIGLVAASRHLARQVDGAGAAAVVAGLAAVLVAAVFAVQMAVDGVALKGAVDTWVGAAEADRQAALLAAEAVRWTEKGLSAFFQLLNGVTLLMVGLAMVLGRLFPRWLGWVGVIAGLGELPGSVVVAYTGFSPTAALVLQPAAVLGAVYLIGTRWSCGAKDER; encoded by the coding sequence ATGAGCAAATCGCAGGCAGGTGATGTGGGCCCACGTCCCACGCAGGTGCAGACGGAGGTCGGGGAGGACCGTTCGCTGCTCCGGCTCGGCGCGGTGTCGATCGTTGTCGGACTCGTGCTGCAGTTCGTGATGGGGCTGCTGCACCCCTCGCGGGCGGACCCGAATGACTCCGCCGCCGCGTTCGCGGAGTACGCCCGGTCGGACGCCTGGACCGCCGTTCACATGGGCCAGTTCGTCGGCACCCTGCTCATCGTGATCGGCCTCGTCGCGGCCAGCCGCCACCTGGCGCGGCAGGTAGATGGTGCCGGCGCGGCCGCGGTCGTCGCGGGACTCGCCGCCGTGCTCGTCGCGGCGGTCTTCGCGGTGCAGATGGCGGTCGACGGCGTCGCGCTCAAGGGCGCCGTGGACACGTGGGTCGGTGCCGCGGAGGCGGACCGACAGGCGGCCCTCCTCGCGGCCGAAGCGGTCCGGTGGACCGAGAAGGGGCTGAGCGCGTTCTTCCAGCTCCTCAACGGCGTCACCCTGCTCATGGTCGGTCTGGCCATGGTGCTCGGACGGCTGTTCCCGCGATGGCTCGGCTGGGTCGGGGTGATCGCGGGGCTCGGTGAGCTACCGGGCAGCGTCGTCGTCGCGTACACGGGCTTCTCGCCGACGGCGGCCCTCGTTCTGCAGCCGGCGGCCGTGCTCGGCGCGGTCTACCTGATCGGCACGCGGTGGTCATGTGGCGCAAAGGACGAGCGTTGA
- a CDS encoding nuclease-related domain-containing protein: protein MAGASARREHERRKAKDEERLRAKWGRFGGIAVALSDERQTTQAWDGGAVGEERLGARLDALASDEVVVLHDRRIPGSRANIDHIVVTRAGIWVIDAKRYRGRRPELRVEGGILRPRTEKLLVGRRDCTRLVDGVLNQVELVQEHVGQVPVRGALCFVEADWPLIGGSFTTRGVEVLWFRRLARMLAGQPDGGVDVAAVANVVAARFLPA, encoded by the coding sequence GTGGCAGGCGCATCAGCTCGTCGCGAGCACGAACGTCGGAAGGCGAAGGACGAGGAGCGGCTTCGCGCAAAATGGGGCCGGTTCGGAGGAATCGCGGTCGCGCTGTCGGATGAGCGGCAGACCACGCAGGCCTGGGACGGAGGAGCGGTCGGCGAGGAACGCCTCGGAGCTCGACTCGACGCACTTGCCTCAGACGAGGTTGTCGTTCTGCACGACCGGCGTATCCCAGGCTCACGCGCGAACATCGACCACATCGTCGTCACGCGTGCCGGGATCTGGGTCATCGATGCCAAGCGCTACAGGGGCCGCCGCCCCGAACTAAGGGTTGAAGGTGGGATCCTTCGTCCTCGCACCGAGAAGCTCCTCGTCGGTCGGCGCGACTGCACAAGACTTGTCGACGGTGTCCTCAACCAGGTCGAACTCGTGCAGGAGCACGTCGGGCAAGTGCCCGTCAGAGGAGCGCTCTGCTTCGTCGAAGCCGACTGGCCCCTCATAGGCGGCTCCTTCACCACCCGAGGCGTTGAGGTTCTGTGGTTCAGACGACTTGCCAGGATGCTCGCAGGGCAGCCTGACGGCGGAGTCGATGTCGCGGCAGTGGCCAACGTCGTGGCGGCCAGATTCCTCCCAGCCTGA